From the genome of Proteus vulgaris, one region includes:
- a CDS encoding TIGR03759 family integrating conjugative element protein → MKMQSILNSQFLVLLGISVLTVSTEGMANQSQHQVLKTEQQTSEQSLIAENAQEWKLTGKEWQRYEMLKKGKRGLFSPNLDPLTLLGIEARNYEERRYFAELVVKQEFQRVEAELAFQREVNQAWLRLYPEILPIQHEIRENRQALFVKENCPVCDVKLTQLIKQNQPIDIYLVESAGKDNVIRHWAKKHHIPIEKIRNRHITLNHDNGIWLKHGNGMMPVVLQQGVQGWQRAD, encoded by the coding sequence ATGAAAATGCAGTCTATATTGAATTCTCAATTTCTAGTCTTATTGGGTATTAGTGTGTTGACAGTGTCAACAGAAGGAATGGCAAATCAAAGTCAGCATCAAGTTTTAAAAACAGAGCAACAAACATCAGAGCAATCGCTTATCGCTGAAAATGCTCAAGAATGGAAATTAACAGGGAAAGAATGGCAACGCTATGAAATGCTAAAAAAGGGGAAACGAGGGCTGTTTTCACCGAACTTAGATCCTTTAACTTTATTAGGCATTGAAGCGCGTAATTATGAAGAGCGACGTTATTTCGCTGAATTAGTGGTGAAGCAAGAATTTCAGCGCGTTGAAGCGGAATTGGCTTTTCAGCGAGAAGTTAATCAAGCGTGGCTTCGACTTTATCCTGAAATCTTACCGATTCAACATGAAATAAGAGAAAATCGTCAGGCTTTATTTGTGAAAGAAAATTGCCCTGTTTGTGATGTAAAGCTCACTCAACTTATCAAACAAAATCAACCTATTGATATCTATTTAGTGGAAAGTGCGGGGAAAGATAATGTGATTCGACATTGGGCTAAAAAACATCATATTCCTATCGAAAAGATAAGAAATCGGCATATCACATTAAACCATGATAATGGGATATGGCTAAAACATGGCAATGGAATGATGCCAGTCGTTTTACAACAAGGAGTGCAGGGATGGCAAAGAGCCGATTAG
- a CDS encoding integrating conjugative element protein: protein MAKSRLVFLFISVGISPSFAEVIPSLNTEQTELIVVADLGGQSTENYFQAISSSDGEYKVSSPSDVLTLSTPSLVSLLPVSTPELTPGYQPNQTLNLSGMSPLFLIGDDDFSRRWLTEKREQLIELNAVGYVVNIDTETAWNELNELAQGLTLLPVSGSDLALRLALTHYPVLITDKGSEQ from the coding sequence ATGGCAAAGAGCCGATTAGTTTTTCTATTTATTTCCGTTGGAATATCTCCTAGTTTTGCAGAAGTAATACCGTCACTCAATACGGAACAAACCGAATTAATTGTTGTTGCTGATTTAGGTGGGCAATCGACCGAAAACTATTTTCAAGCAATATCATCATCTGATGGTGAATATAAAGTTTCATCCCCTTCCGATGTGTTGACACTGTCAACACCCAGCCTAGTTAGCTTATTGCCTGTGAGTACACCAGAATTAACACCGGGCTATCAACCTAACCAAACTCTAAATTTAAGCGGAATGTCACCGCTGTTTTTAATTGGTGACGATGATTTTTCTCGACGTTGGTTAACAGAGAAAAGGGAACAACTGATTGAGCTTAATGCAGTGGGCTATGTTGTCAATATTGATACTGAAACGGCATGGAATGAGCTAAATGAATTAGCACAAGGACTGACATTATTGCCCGTTTCAGGAAGTGATCTAGCCCTAAGATTAGCACTTACACACTATCCTGTGTTAATCACTGATAAGGGATCAGAACAATGA
- a CDS encoding PilL N-terminal domain-containing protein — protein sequence MNKPITFIICFTTLFVTACTPKEKLQQPATEPSPITLNKNIQIAPPDLYAPTPKVVRYDRYLLINTSPTLAQREPLEQVIDIHIPTSQQSSISDAMRYILQPSGYSLCKTTPSNQVLYNQKLPVVHHQLGPMRLKQALQVLAGVAWQLEIDGVQRIVCHSLREGYQLPPETPINSTLSANRMLK from the coding sequence ATGAACAAACCCATCACCTTTATAATCTGTTTCACTACCTTATTTGTAACGGCTTGTACCCCCAAAGAAAAACTTCAACAACCTGCAACGGAACCGAGTCCGATCACTCTCAATAAAAATATTCAAATAGCACCGCCCGATCTCTATGCACCGACACCAAAAGTTGTGCGTTATGATCGCTATTTATTAATAAATACATCCCCAACATTGGCTCAACGCGAACCACTAGAGCAAGTGATTGATATTCATATTCCAACTTCTCAACAATCCTCTATTAGTGATGCAATGCGTTATATTTTACAGCCATCGGGATATTCTTTATGTAAGACAACACCGTCTAATCAAGTGCTCTATAACCAAAAACTCCCCGTTGTGCATCATCAATTAGGGCCTATGCGTTTAAAACAGGCTCTACAAGTATTAGCAGGTGTTGCATGGCAACTTGAGATTGATGGTGTTCAACGAATTGTTTGTCATTCATTACGTGAAGGCTATCAATTACCACCAGAAACACCCATAAACTCAACACTATCGGCTAATAGGATGTTGAAATGA
- the traD gene encoding type IV conjugative transfer system coupling protein TraD, which translates to MSDRYVIEALLRPAVEFNTAVVTACASYLCITAPWAVALAPSVSYVTASGFAILSIRRVIQGSRVLRYRRNIRRLKRYAMSSKNIPISHHQLFLGKGFLWEQKHTQRLLDTLRPEVAKYIRPPKLYRVARQFEQRYEYHFPSLCSLLASDSIFNSVRPLPPVGGNPAIHGIELKEINVSMSLSERVGHMLVLGTTRVGKTRFAELLITQDIQRGNVTIVFDPKGDADLLKRMYAEAHRAGRDNEFYVFHLGWPDISARYNAVGRFSRISEVASRIAGQLSHEGSSAAFKEFAWRFVNIIARALVALGQRPSFSIIQRYVNNIELLFETYAEYWLTKHKPELWQLIENLTKILDERDIPRYMEGRSLRVVAIEQVLNGNEGKSIFDPILESLRSSVRYDRKYYDKIVASLLPLLEKLTSGKIAELISPDYTDISDPRPIFDWLQVIRKKGIVYVGLDALSDPEIATAVGNAMFADLVSVAGHIYKFGINDGLPNADEKKVSISLHCDEFNELMGDEFIPLINKGGGAGIEVTAYTQTLPDIEARVGSVAKAAQVVGNFNSVVMLRVRHTETAELLTKQLPEVEVYTKMLISGVTDISNADMGGDFTSNTQDRVSTVRTPLITPANIINLPKGQAFVLLNGGQLWKLRMPLPSDKADPLMPESMNQIVDYMRQHYRTSDTWWSDSILANQ; encoded by the coding sequence ATGAGTGATCGCTATGTCATTGAAGCCTTATTACGTCCTGCGGTTGAGTTTAATACCGCTGTCGTGACAGCGTGTGCAAGTTATCTTTGTATTACTGCACCTTGGGCAGTAGCTTTAGCTCCATCTGTTAGTTATGTCACGGCATCAGGATTTGCTATTTTATCAATAAGGCGAGTTATTCAAGGGAGTCGTGTTTTACGTTATCGCCGTAATATTCGTCGTTTAAAACGTTATGCGATGTCGAGTAAAAATATTCCTATAAGCCACCATCAACTCTTCTTAGGAAAAGGATTCTTATGGGAACAAAAACATACACAACGATTACTCGATACGTTACGACCTGAAGTCGCTAAATATATTCGTCCACCTAAGCTGTATCGTGTGGCTCGTCAATTTGAACAACGCTATGAGTATCATTTCCCGTCACTATGTTCATTATTAGCATCCGATTCGATATTTAATTCCGTTCGCCCATTACCACCCGTTGGCGGAAACCCTGCTATACATGGGATTGAGTTAAAAGAGATAAATGTCTCTATGAGCTTAAGTGAACGAGTAGGGCATATGTTGGTGCTAGGTACTACGCGAGTGGGTAAAACACGTTTTGCTGAGTTACTGATCACACAAGATATTCAGCGAGGTAATGTCACCATTGTTTTCGATCCTAAAGGTGATGCTGATTTATTAAAACGAATGTATGCCGAAGCGCATCGAGCTGGGCGAGATAATGAGTTTTATGTTTTTCACCTTGGATGGCCAGATATCAGTGCTCGTTATAATGCCGTTGGACGTTTTAGTCGGATTTCAGAAGTCGCCTCGCGTATTGCAGGTCAATTAAGCCATGAAGGAAGTAGTGCGGCATTTAAAGAATTTGCATGGCGCTTTGTGAACATTATTGCCAGAGCATTGGTTGCATTAGGACAACGACCTAGCTTTAGTATCATTCAGCGCTATGTGAATAATATCGAATTATTATTTGAAACCTATGCTGAATATTGGCTAACAAAGCATAAGCCTGAGTTATGGCAACTCATCGAAAATCTCACCAAAATATTAGATGAACGTGATATTCCTCGATATATGGAAGGGCGTTCCTTGCGTGTTGTTGCAATTGAACAAGTGCTAAATGGTAATGAAGGAAAATCGATATTCGATCCGATATTAGAGAGCTTACGCTCTTCTGTTCGTTATGACAGAAAGTATTACGACAAGATTGTGGCAAGTTTATTGCCGTTATTAGAAAAGCTCACTTCAGGAAAAATTGCTGAATTAATTTCCCCTGATTACACAGATATTTCTGATCCTCGTCCTATTTTTGATTGGCTACAGGTAATACGCAAAAAAGGCATTGTGTATGTGGGATTAGATGCCTTATCTGATCCTGAAATCGCTACGGCAGTAGGTAATGCCATGTTTGCTGATTTAGTGAGTGTTGCTGGACATATTTATAAGTTTGGCATTAATGATGGTTTACCGAATGCAGATGAAAAAAAGGTATCAATTAGTCTACATTGTGATGAATTTAATGAATTGATGGGGGATGAGTTTATTCCGTTGATCAACAAAGGTGGTGGTGCTGGAATTGAAGTAACAGCCTATACGCAGACTTTACCTGATATTGAGGCGCGAGTGGGGAGTGTGGCAAAGGCTGCACAGGTTGTAGGTAATTTTAATAGTGTGGTGATGTTGCGAGTGCGACATACTGAAACCGCAGAGCTATTGACGAAGCAATTACCCGAAGTTGAAGTGTATACCAAGATGCTGATTTCAGGAGTAACCGATATTTCTAATGCTGATATGGGGGGTGATTTTACTTCGAATACACAGGATAGGGTCAGCACCGTTAGAACACCTTTAATCACGCCAGCAAATATTATCAATCTACCTAAAGGACAAGCTTTTGTATTATTAAATGGAGGGCAACTTTGGAAATTAAGAATGCCATTACCTTCAGATAAAGCAGATCCGTTAATGCCTGAAAGCATGAATCAAATTGTGGATTATATGCGACAACATTATAGAACGAGTGATACCTGGTGGTCTGATAGCATTCTCGCCAATCAGTAA